The segment GCCCGTGCGCTTCGTGGGCAGCGCGACGGCCGGCATCGATCACGTTGATCTTGACTACGTAACGCGCCGAGGGCTGGGCTTTGCGTCCGCGCCGGGCTCGAACGCCGACTCGGTCGGCGAGTACATGGCCGCCGCGTGGCTGACCGTGGCCGTGCGCAAGGGTGTGCGGCTCGCCGGCCTGCGCGTCGGGATCATCGGCGCAGGCAACACCGGGTCGCGCGCCGAGGCGAAGGCGCGCGCGCTCGGCATGACGCCCGTGCTCAACGACCCGCCGCTCGCCCGTGCGACGGGCGATCCGAAGTACCGGCCGCTCGACGAACTGTTCTCGTGCGACATCATCACGTGCCATACGCCACTGACGACTGACGGGCCGGACGCGACGCACCACATGGTCAACGACGCGTTCTTCGAGCGCCTCAAGCCCGGGGCCTGGTTCTGCAACGCCGGGCGCGGCGAAGTGGTCGACACGCCGGCCTTGTTGCACGCGATCACCTCGGGCCGGCTCGGCGCCGTGATCCTGGACGTGTGGGAACAGGAACCCCGCGTAGACGCGGGGCTGTTGGAGAAGGTGGACATCGCGACGCCGCACGTCGCCGGCTACTCGTACGACGGCAAGGTCCGCGGCACCGAGATGGTCTACGCCGCCGCGTGCCGGTTCCTGGGAGTTGAGCCGCGATGGACGATGCAGGCCGCACTGCCTCCGCCGGAAGTCGACCGGATCACCATCGACGCG is part of the Verrucomicrobiota bacterium genome and harbors:
- a CDS encoding 4-phosphoerythronate dehydrogenase, with the translated sequence MMKIVADENIPFVREAFGSLGEVTLQSGRLLMAEDLTDAELLFVRSVTKVGAALLDGTPVRFVGSATAGIDHVDLDYVTRRGLGFASAPGSNADSVGEYMAAAWLTVAVRKGVRLAGLRVGIIGAGNTGSRAEAKARALGMTPVLNDPPLARATGDPKYRPLDELFSCDIITCHTPLTTDGPDATHHMVNDAFFERLKPGAWFCNAGRGEVVDTPALLHAITSGRLGAVILDVWEQEPRVDAGLLEKVDIATPHVAGYSYDGKVRGTEMVYAAACRFLGVEPRWTMQAALPPPEVDRITIDATGRTDEGVLHEIVSRLCPVERDDEALRQAVARTPEERGRLFDRLRKEYPQRREFTTARVRLDGALDALRNKVQALGFTLE